The Daucus carota subsp. sativus chromosome 7, DH1 v3.0, whole genome shotgun sequence genome window below encodes:
- the LOC108196333 gene encoding folylpolyglutamate synthase isoform X7 has protein sequence MSIIWIRINSTRQIILQGWRTNITYQIQARHSMLKFIKCLEFWSLINMAEGENGSTTLPVSPYDEAMDALSSLITKRTRADKSNSGDRYDLMFDYLKILELDEPISQMKVIHVAGTKGKGSTCTFTEAILRNCGFHTGLFTSPHLIDVRERFRLDGVDICEEKFLAYFWWCFDRLKERTDDDITPMPTYFRFLALLAFKIFAGEQVDVVILEVGLGGKFDATNVVQSPIVCGISSLGYDHMEILGNTLEAIAGEKSGILKRGVPAFTVFQPDEAMHVLEETALSLDVPLRVATPLDPNLLNGQYLGLHGDHQYVNAGLAIALSSTWLQKTGHLNFNYLDGTSSLPEQFIKGLTTAALQGRAQIVPDQFIDTERQEDLVFYLDGAHSPESMEVCAKWFSLAIEQDNEHRKNLSTQLPDNSSISRKNSSQYNSACRWRGRRYMCNCQLRIKVLYDPVEYKVNIKNRRALQLCFAHKPQRRIASAERCTSAVLCICISKRTSAAFASHLHKKALMRSFFLLSA, from the exons ATGTCTATAATTTGGATAAGAATAAACTCTACTCGTCAGATAATTTTGCAAGGATGGAGAACAAACATTACATATCAAATCCAAGCAAGACACTCTATGCTTAAGTTTATAAAAT GTCTCGAATTTTGGAGCTTGATCAATATGGCAGAAG GTGAAAATGGATCAACAACACTACCGGTGTCTCCCTATGACGAGGCAATGGATGCTCTGTCCTCTCTGATTACAAAGCGTACTCGTGCTGATAAGAGCAATAGCGGGGACCGCTATGATTTAATGTTTGATTATCTGAAA ATTCTGGAACTGGATGAGCCAATTTCACAGATGAAGGTCATCCACGTAGCAGGCACTAAAGGAAag GGATCAACTTGCACTTTTACGGAAGCTATATTACGTAATTGCGGGTTCCACACCGGGCTTTTTACATCCCCTCATCTCATTGATGTTCGAGAAAGATTTCGATTAGATGG TGTGGACATATGCGAGGAGAAGTTTTTGGCATATTTCTGGTGGTGTTTTGATAGACTGAAG GAAAGAACTGATGATGACATAACACCAATGCCTACTTATTTTCGATTTCTCGCCCTACTTGCATTCAAGATATTTGCAGGAGAGCAG GTGGATGTTGTCATCTTGGAAGTTGGTTTAGGAGGAAAGTTTGATGCAACAAATGTG GTTCAGTCACCAATCGTATGTGGAATATCGTCCCTGGGGTATGACCACATGGAAATCCTTG GGAACACATTAGAAGCAATTGCTGGAGAGAAGTCTGGTATCTTAAAG AGAGGAGTTCCTGCCTTCACAGTTTTCCAGCCTGATGAAGCTATGCATGTGCTTGAAGAAACAGCTTTATCGTTAGAT GTACCTCTTAGAGTAGCAACTCCATTGGATCCAAATCTACTGAACGGCCAATATCTTGGACTTCATGGTGATCACCAGTACGTAAATGCTGGTTTAGCTATAGCCTTGAGCTCTACTTGGCTTCAAAAGACTGGTCATCTTAATTTCAATTATCTGGATGGAACT AGTTCTCTGCCTGAGCAATTTATTAAAGGGCTTACAACAGCTGCATTGCAAGGTAGAGCCCAGATAGTCCCTGATCAGTTCATTGATACTGAGAGGCAAGAAGATTTGGTGTTCTATCTGGATGGAGCCCATAGTCCTGAAAGTATGGAAGTATGTGCAAAATGGTTTTCTCTTGCCATCGAACAAGATAATGAACATCGTAAAAACTTGAGTACTCAGTTACCTGATAACTCTAGCATATCAAGGAAAAACTCCTCACAG TATAACAGTGCGTGTAGATGGAGGGGAAGACGTTATATGTGCAATTGTCAGCTGAGAATAAAGGTTTTATATGACCCAGTCGAATATAAAGTCAACATCAAAAATAGGAGAGCACTTCAGCTATGCTTCGCGCATAAGCCCCAAAGGCGCATCGCTTCAGCAGAGCGATGCACTTCAGCTGTGCTCTGCATCTGCATAAGCAAGCGCACTTCAGCTGCCTTTGCTTCACATCTGCATAAGAAAGCGCTTATGCgctctttctttttgctaagTGCTTAG